In a genomic window of Mycolicibacterium neoaurum VKM Ac-1815D:
- a CDS encoding MFS transporter, with the protein MAARLGRVNTVRLTLLALALFIVGTNAFVIAGLLPKIGEGLGVGPGTVGYAISVYAAVVAVASPVVSVACGRMPQQRVMAAGLVLIAIGTFLAAAADTFAVFTAGRVVAAFGGAALVPTAIAAAPVLVAAAVRGRAIAFVGMGFTLAMAIGSPIGTALADIGGWRLPLALLAGLAAVLAPVLLLVVRDVPLGDGVRLRDRVAVMRNRHIVFATAASLLMMLAFNMVYIFSAVITHDATGGDSSKTAVLLLVYGMAGIAGNVLGGRLTDRIGSRRTLQGVLTVQCAAFLTLIPAHHSVVATAAVFACSGLAGTAASVAIQYRLAVIDARYAGVALAWYSTAMYIGISIAPLIGAAALPYGFAVLLAAAAGSILIALLASELGHFREPREIRNGSAAPGELPPTELGCSPARVR; encoded by the coding sequence GTGGCGGCGCGTCTGGGCAGGGTGAACACCGTGCGATTGACGCTGCTCGCGCTGGCCCTGTTCATCGTCGGCACCAACGCCTTCGTCATCGCGGGCCTGCTGCCCAAGATCGGTGAAGGACTCGGCGTGGGGCCGGGCACCGTCGGGTACGCCATCTCCGTCTACGCCGCCGTCGTCGCGGTCGCCTCGCCCGTCGTTTCCGTCGCCTGCGGCCGCATGCCCCAACAGCGCGTGATGGCGGCCGGACTGGTCCTGATCGCCATCGGCACCTTCCTGGCCGCCGCGGCCGATACCTTCGCGGTGTTCACCGCCGGCCGGGTGGTTGCCGCTTTCGGTGGTGCCGCCCTGGTGCCGACGGCTATCGCCGCCGCACCCGTACTGGTGGCTGCGGCGGTGCGTGGTCGTGCGATCGCCTTCGTCGGCATGGGATTCACCCTCGCCATGGCGATCGGATCACCGATCGGGACGGCACTGGCCGATATCGGCGGATGGCGGCTGCCGCTGGCCCTGCTGGCCGGCCTGGCCGCCGTGCTGGCCCCGGTGCTGCTGCTCGTGGTGCGTGACGTGCCCCTCGGCGACGGGGTGCGCCTGCGCGACCGGGTGGCCGTGATGCGCAACCGGCACATCGTCTTCGCAACCGCCGCATCGCTGTTGATGATGTTGGCGTTCAACATGGTCTACATCTTCAGTGCGGTCATCACCCACGACGCGACGGGCGGTGACAGTTCGAAGACCGCCGTGCTGCTGCTGGTGTACGGCATGGCCGGTATCGCGGGCAACGTCCTGGGCGGCAGGCTCACCGACCGTATCGGCAGCCGCCGCACCCTGCAGGGGGTGCTCACCGTCCAGTGCGCGGCCTTCCTCACGCTGATACCGGCACATCACTCGGTGGTCGCCACCGCGGCGGTCTTCGCCTGCTCTGGTCTGGCCGGGACCGCGGCTTCGGTGGCCATCCAATACCGGCTCGCCGTCATCGACGCCCGATATGCCGGCGTGGCCCTGGCCTGGTACTCGACGGCGATGTACATCGGTATCTCCATCGCCCCGCTCATCGGTGCGGCGGCGTTGCCCTACGGATTCGCGGTCCTGCTCGCTGCTGCGGCGGGCTCCATCCTGATCGCCCTGCTGGCCTCCGAGCTCGGCCATTTCCGCGAGCCGCGCGAGATCAGGAACGGCTCGGCCGCGCCGGGGGAACTGCCGCCAACAGAGCTCGGGTGTAGTCCTGCTCGGGTGCGCTGA
- a CDS encoding RNA polymerase sigma factor encodes MSVRPFESIVTEYGPMVLRVCRAVLGPIDAEDAWSETFLSAMRGYPDLDPDANVQAWLVTIAHRRAIDIGRSRTRAPAPVAEIPETARIDGFDPDLWAALAALPDKQRHTLAYRYLAGLPYGEIAELLGGSAEAARRAAADGIKTLRTTYPRESS; translated from the coding sequence GTGAGCGTGCGACCCTTCGAGAGCATCGTGACCGAGTACGGCCCGATGGTGCTGCGGGTGTGCCGGGCGGTCCTCGGTCCCATCGACGCCGAGGACGCCTGGTCTGAGACGTTCCTGTCGGCGATGCGCGGCTATCCGGATCTCGATCCCGACGCCAATGTGCAGGCCTGGCTGGTGACGATCGCCCACCGGCGGGCCATCGATATCGGCCGTTCGCGGACCCGGGCCCCCGCGCCGGTAGCCGAGATCCCGGAGACGGCTCGCATCGACGGTTTCGACCCCGACCTGTGGGCCGCGCTGGCGGCACTTCCCGACAAACAACGCCACACCCTGGCCTACCGCTACCTGGCCGGCCTGCCCTACGGCGAGATCGCCGAACTGTTGGGCGGTTCGGCCGAGGCCGCCCGGCGTGCCGCGGCCGACGGCATCAAGACCCTGCGCACCACCTATCCGAGGGAGTCCTCATGA
- a CDS encoding carotenoid oxygenase family protein, translating into MNTDVVAKYLSTLPEGDDHPYRTGPWRPQTCEWDADDLIAVEGEIPTDLDGVYLRNTENPLHPAFKAYHPFDGDGMLHIVGFGDGKAFYRNRFVKTDGFLAEYEAGGPLWPGIAEPVELAQRDHGWGARTLMKDASSTDVTVHRGVAMTSFYQCGDLYRIDPRTGDTLGKQAWAPAGLGVSAHPKVDDATGELLFFNYGKDAPYMHYGVVDETDTLVHYVDVELPGPRLPHDMAFTENYVILNDFPLFWDAEFLKHNAHLPRLHRDLPSRFAVIPRRGSEVKWFEADTTYVLHFTNAYEDGDEIVLDGFFQGDPEPVSGIDNGMNPKWQRIFRGLSLDGMQTRLHRWRFNLVTGATREEQLSDSLTEFGMINSGYAGRPYRYAYAATGKPGWFLFDGLVRHDLQTGAEEHFSFGEGVYGSETAMAPRVGSRGEDDGYLVTITTDMTADASYCLVFDAARVSDGPVCKLQLPERVSSGTHSTWAPGSELRRFRPEGSATAR; encoded by the coding sequence GTGAACACGGATGTGGTCGCCAAGTATCTGTCGACATTGCCCGAGGGTGACGATCATCCCTACCGCACCGGGCCCTGGCGGCCGCAGACCTGCGAATGGGACGCCGACGACCTGATCGCGGTGGAGGGCGAGATTCCCACCGATCTGGACGGGGTGTACCTGCGCAATACCGAGAACCCGCTACACCCGGCGTTCAAGGCCTATCACCCCTTCGACGGTGACGGGATGCTGCACATCGTCGGCTTCGGCGACGGTAAGGCGTTCTACCGCAACAGGTTCGTCAAGACCGACGGATTCCTGGCCGAGTACGAAGCCGGTGGGCCACTGTGGCCCGGGATCGCCGAACCCGTCGAGCTGGCCCAGCGCGATCATGGCTGGGGTGCGCGCACCCTGATGAAGGATGCGTCGAGCACCGATGTCACCGTGCACCGCGGGGTGGCGATGACGAGCTTCTACCAGTGCGGCGACCTGTACCGAATCGACCCGCGCACCGGCGACACCCTCGGCAAGCAGGCCTGGGCACCCGCCGGGCTCGGGGTGTCGGCACATCCCAAGGTCGACGATGCCACCGGCGAACTGCTGTTCTTCAACTACGGCAAGGATGCGCCGTACATGCACTACGGGGTGGTCGACGAGACCGACACCCTGGTGCACTACGTCGACGTGGAACTGCCGGGACCACGCCTGCCGCACGATATGGCGTTCACCGAGAACTACGTGATACTGAACGACTTTCCGCTGTTCTGGGACGCCGAGTTCCTCAAGCACAATGCCCATCTCCCCCGGCTGCACCGCGACCTGCCATCGCGGTTCGCGGTGATCCCGCGCCGCGGATCGGAGGTGAAATGGTTCGAGGCCGACACCACCTATGTCCTGCACTTCACCAACGCCTACGAGGACGGCGACGAGATCGTGCTGGACGGCTTCTTCCAGGGTGATCCCGAGCCGGTCTCGGGTATCGACAACGGGATGAATCCGAAGTGGCAGCGCATCTTCCGCGGACTGTCCCTCGACGGGATGCAGACCCGCCTGCATCGCTGGCGGTTCAACCTCGTCACCGGCGCCACCCGCGAGGAGCAGCTGTCCGACAGTCTGACCGAGTTCGGGATGATCAACTCCGGTTACGCCGGTCGCCCGTATCGCTACGCCTACGCCGCCACCGGTAAGCCGGGCTGGTTCCTCTTCGACGGGCTGGTGCGCCACGACCTGCAGACCGGCGCCGAGGAGCACTTCTCGTTCGGCGAGGGTGTGTACGGCAGCGAGACGGCCATGGCACCGCGGGTGGGAAGCCGCGGTGAGGACGACGGCTATCTGGTCACCATCACCACCGATATGACCGCCGACGCGTCGTACTGCCTGGTGTTCGATGCCGCCCGGGTTTCCGACGGACCGGTGTGCAAGCTGCAACTTCCCGAACGGGTCTCCAGCGGAACACATTCCACCTGGGCGCCCGGGTCCGAACTGCGCCGGTTCCGGCCAGAAGGATCTGCGACGGCCCGGTGA
- a CDS encoding winged helix-turn-helix transcriptional regulator, whose product MTPTRLAAGDVNAVGRMLGVLADEWTLLIVQQSLLGATRYAEFAARLPISHSVLSRRLAAMATDDLLKRVRYKDNPPRFEYAATERAQSLWPVLTSIWHWERTWVPDHPEPLPAIRHTVCGAACSPALTCRTCRQRVTTGDLTAHWGPSGSWARSIPEVATRRRSHRDRADGASDLFPHTMSILGNRWAFAIMVAAFVGTTRFSEFAGQLGAPPGSLADRLQILVSNGVLDGDYRLTPKGDAVLPIIVTALDWAQRWFVAVEGPAVNVTHIGCGAAFVAMLTCDRCNVTLRGNDIERGLALDALEC is encoded by the coding sequence GTGACCCCGACCCGACTGGCCGCCGGCGATGTCAATGCCGTCGGCCGCATGCTCGGCGTGCTCGCCGACGAGTGGACGCTGTTGATCGTGCAGCAGTCGCTGCTTGGGGCCACCCGGTACGCCGAATTCGCCGCGCGCCTGCCCATCTCACATTCGGTGCTGAGCCGGCGCCTGGCGGCGATGGCCACCGATGATCTGCTCAAACGTGTTCGGTATAAGGACAACCCGCCTCGCTTCGAGTACGCCGCCACCGAACGCGCGCAGAGCCTGTGGCCGGTGCTGACCAGCATCTGGCACTGGGAACGAACCTGGGTGCCCGACCATCCCGAGCCGTTGCCCGCGATTCGGCACACGGTGTGCGGTGCGGCCTGCTCGCCGGCGCTGACGTGCCGCACCTGCCGGCAGCGCGTCACGACCGGCGACCTCACCGCGCACTGGGGACCCAGCGGATCATGGGCACGCTCGATACCCGAGGTCGCCACCCGGCGCCGGTCCCACCGCGACCGCGCCGACGGAGCCTCGGACCTGTTCCCGCACACGATGAGCATCCTCGGCAACCGGTGGGCGTTCGCCATCATGGTGGCCGCCTTCGTCGGGACCACCCGATTCTCCGAGTTCGCCGGGCAACTCGGCGCTCCCCCGGGTTCGCTGGCCGATCGGCTGCAGATCCTGGTGAGCAATGGCGTGCTCGACGGTGACTACCGGCTGACACCGAAGGGGGACGCCGTCCTGCCGATCATCGTCACCGCGCTCGACTGGGCGCAGCGGTGGTTCGTCGCCGTCGAGGGCCCGGCGGTGAATGTGACCCACATCGGCTGCGGCGCAGCCTTTGTCGCAATGTTGACATGTGACCGATGCAACGTCACTCTGCGCGGAAATGACATCGAAAGAGGGTTGGCACTCGACGCACTCGAGTGCTAA
- a CDS encoding acetyl-CoA acetyltransferase produces MTANVWILGGYQSDFARNVQREGGDLSTLTAEVVRETLAAAHTRAADIGVIHMANAFGELFAHQGHLGAMPASVEPDLWGTPATRHEAACASGSAAVLAAIADLRSGAYPSALVLGVELEKTVPGDIAARHLGAAAWTGHEGSDATFMWPSMFSRVADEYDRRYGIDDVHLDAISTLNYANARSNPNAQTRSWRVDPESNPVVEGRIRRLDCSQMTDGGAGLVLASDEYLRAHPDVHPIAVIAGWGHRTVGLGLAQKLDRSDDYVFPHVRLAVQDAFARAGVGLDMLDGFEVHDCFTPSEYLAIDHIGLTGPGESWKAIENGEIAIGGRLPINPGGGLIGGGHPVGATGIRMILDAARQVSGTAGEYQVDGARSFGTLNFGGSTATTISFVIGSAEEVS; encoded by the coding sequence ATGACCGCCAACGTCTGGATCCTCGGGGGTTACCAGAGCGACTTCGCCCGCAATGTGCAGCGCGAAGGCGGCGATCTGAGCACGCTGACCGCCGAGGTGGTCCGCGAAACCCTCGCCGCGGCACACACCCGTGCGGCCGATATCGGTGTGATCCATATGGCCAACGCCTTCGGCGAGTTGTTCGCCCATCAGGGCCACCTAGGCGCGATGCCCGCCAGCGTCGAGCCCGATCTCTGGGGTACCCCCGCCACCCGGCACGAGGCGGCCTGCGCATCGGGCAGCGCGGCGGTGCTGGCCGCCATCGCCGATCTCCGATCGGGCGCCTACCCCAGCGCCCTGGTGCTCGGGGTGGAGCTGGAGAAGACGGTCCCCGGTGATATCGCCGCCCGCCACCTCGGCGCCGCCGCCTGGACCGGACACGAGGGCAGTGACGCGACCTTCATGTGGCCGTCGATGTTCTCGCGGGTGGCCGACGAATACGACCGCCGCTACGGCATCGACGACGTCCACCTCGATGCCATCTCCACCCTGAACTACGCCAACGCCCGGTCCAACCCGAACGCCCAGACCCGTTCCTGGCGCGTCGACCCGGAGTCCAACCCCGTCGTCGAGGGACGGATCCGGCGGCTGGACTGCAGCCAGATGACCGACGGTGGCGCGGGCCTGGTGCTGGCATCCGACGAGTACCTGCGTGCCCATCCCGACGTGCACCCGATCGCGGTGATCGCGGGATGGGGGCACCGCACCGTCGGCCTGGGGTTGGCACAGAAGCTGGACCGCTCCGACGACTACGTCTTTCCGCATGTGCGCCTGGCCGTCCAGGACGCCTTCGCCCGCGCCGGGGTCGGTCTCGACATGCTCGACGGGTTCGAGGTACACGACTGCTTCACTCCCAGTGAGTATCTCGCGATCGACCATATCGGCCTGACCGGGCCCGGCGAATCGTGGAAGGCCATCGAGAACGGCGAGATCGCGATCGGCGGCCGGTTGCCCATCAACCCCGGTGGCGGACTGATCGGCGGTGGCCATCCGGTCGGGGCGACCGGCATCCGGATGATCCTCGACGCCGCCCGCCAGGTCTCCGGCACCGCCGGGGAATATCAGGTCGACGGCGCCCGGAGCTTCGGCACCCTGAATTTCGGTGGTAGCACCGCCACCACCATCAGCTTCGTGATCGGCTCTGCCGAGGAGGTTTCGTGA
- a CDS encoding antitoxin, translated as MSFLDKIKGLVAKNTDKVDTVIEKAGDLVDKKTQGKYAQHVDKVQEAAKKAAREQTGAEQPPQVPPNQQSGQPPAGSPPPPAAP; from the coding sequence ATGAGTTTCTTGGACAAGATCAAAGGCCTGGTGGCGAAGAACACCGACAAGGTCGACACCGTGATCGAGAAGGCCGGTGACCTGGTCGACAAGAAGACCCAGGGCAAGTACGCCCAGCATGTCGACAAGGTGCAGGAGGCGGCGAAGAAGGCCGCCCGCGAACAGACCGGTGCCGAGCAACCGCCCCAGGTGCCGCCCAATCAGCAGTCCGGTCAGCCGCCGGCCGGTTCGCCACCGCCGCCGGCGGCGCCGTAG
- a CDS encoding VOC family protein, with protein MGMTNSHPLGAPCWIDLSTSDIDGAQRFYSAVFGWTFESAGPEYGGYVSAYVDGVQVAGLMPNDPTWDMPDGWTTYLHTADVDATLRAVTGAGGFSCGGAMDIPDKGRMAVISDVTGGMVGLWQPTGHLGFEATGVAGAPVWHQVTTRDLAETVDFYRTVFGWQTQVEADSDEFRYSTVTFGGEPRIGVMDGAAFMAADEPSSWYFFLGADDVDKTIELIVDHGGAVVRAAEDTPYGRLASVADPTGAGFNLSSLPPH; from the coding sequence ATGGGCATGACCAATTCACACCCGCTCGGTGCCCCCTGCTGGATCGATCTGTCGACCTCCGATATCGACGGCGCGCAACGCTTCTACAGTGCGGTGTTCGGCTGGACCTTCGAGTCCGCCGGACCCGAATACGGTGGCTATGTCAGCGCGTACGTCGACGGTGTCCAGGTTGCCGGGCTGATGCCCAACGACCCGACGTGGGATATGCCCGATGGTTGGACCACCTATCTGCACACCGCCGATGTCGACGCCACGCTGCGGGCGGTGACAGGTGCCGGTGGGTTCAGCTGCGGGGGAGCCATGGACATCCCGGACAAGGGCCGGATGGCGGTCATCTCCGATGTGACCGGCGGGATGGTCGGGCTCTGGCAGCCGACCGGGCACCTGGGTTTCGAGGCGACCGGTGTCGCGGGCGCCCCGGTATGGCATCAGGTGACGACGCGGGATCTCGCGGAGACCGTGGACTTCTACCGCACGGTGTTCGGGTGGCAGACCCAGGTGGAGGCCGACAGCGACGAATTCCGCTACAGCACGGTGACCTTCGGCGGTGAGCCGCGCATCGGCGTGATGGACGGCGCAGCGTTCATGGCGGCCGACGAACCGTCGAGCTGGTACTTCTTCCTCGGTGCCGATGATGTCGACAAGACGATCGAGCTGATCGTCGATCACGGCGGCGCGGTCGTCCGCGCCGCGGAGGACACCCCGTATGGCCGGCTGGCCTCGGTCGCCGACCCGACCGGGGCCGGGTTCAATCTGTCGTCGCTGCCCCCGCACTGA
- a CDS encoding Hsp20/alpha crystallin family protein produces the protein MLRFDPFSDLDSMTRNLLTGQTGSARTPRFMPMDLCKIDDHYVLTADLPGIDPGSVDISVDNGTLTISAHRTARSEDSVQWFANERFFGSYRRQLSLGEGIDTAAISATYENGVLTLTIPLAERAKPRRIEIAHNTQKSVEAPTVDAD, from the coding sequence GTGCTCCGTTTCGATCCGTTCAGTGACCTTGATTCCATGACCCGCAACCTGCTGACCGGTCAGACCGGCTCGGCGCGCACGCCGAGGTTCATGCCGATGGACCTGTGCAAGATCGACGATCACTACGTCCTCACCGCCGACCTGCCCGGCATCGATCCCGGATCGGTGGACATCAGCGTGGACAACGGCACGCTCACGATCTCCGCCCACCGCACGGCCCGCTCCGAGGACTCGGTGCAATGGTTCGCCAACGAGCGCTTCTTCGGCAGCTACCGCAGGCAGCTCTCGCTCGGCGAAGGCATTGACACCGCGGCCATTTCGGCGACCTACGAGAACGGGGTGCTCACCCTGACCATCCCGCTGGCCGAACGCGCGAAGCCGCGCCGGATCGAGATCGCACACAACACCCAGAAATCCGTCGAGGCACCGACCGTCGACGCCGATTAG
- a CDS encoding cupin domain-containing protein, translating to MTELPDWARELDLSPHPEGGWFRETWRSDLTIPQSALPQDYSGPRRAGTAILFLLMPGQQSAWHTVRSAELWLYHRGSPLVLEVGREQHDADSVVLGPDIAAGEQPQFVVPPGYWQRATPRDQAPTLVSCVVVPGFDFADFALSAGAATTD from the coding sequence ATGACGGAACTGCCCGACTGGGCCCGCGAGCTCGACCTCTCCCCGCACCCCGAGGGTGGGTGGTTCCGCGAAACCTGGCGCAGTGACCTCACCATTCCACAGTCGGCGCTGCCTCAGGACTACTCCGGGCCCCGCCGGGCCGGTACCGCGATCCTGTTCCTCCTGATGCCCGGCCAGCAGTCCGCGTGGCACACCGTGCGCAGTGCCGAACTGTGGCTGTACCACCGCGGCAGCCCGTTGGTGCTGGAGGTGGGCCGTGAGCAGCACGACGCCGACAGCGTGGTGCTGGGGCCCGATATCGCCGCCGGTGAGCAGCCGCAGTTCGTGGTGCCACCCGGATACTGGCAACGAGCAACCCCTCGCGACCAGGCGCCGACCCTGGTCAGCTGCGTGGTGGTCCCCGGTTTCGACTTCGCCGATTTCGCGCTCAGTGCGGGGGCAGCGACGACAGATTGA
- a CDS encoding type II toxin-antitoxin system Rv0910 family toxin, whose protein sequence is MAKLSVSIDVPLSPEQAWEAASDLSRFDEWLTIHRVWRSKLPETLDKGTKISSIVEVKGMNNRVDWTIVNYKPPESMTLNGDGVGGVKIKLIARVKPVADGASVQLDIHLGGPALFGPIGMIVAGALKSDIKHSLEQFKKVYS, encoded by the coding sequence ATGGCGAAGCTGTCGGTCTCCATCGACGTTCCGCTGTCTCCGGAACAGGCCTGGGAAGCGGCATCGGACCTGTCCCGATTCGACGAGTGGCTGACGATCCACCGCGTGTGGCGCTCGAAGCTGCCCGAGACACTGGACAAGGGCACCAAGATCTCGTCCATCGTCGAGGTCAAGGGGATGAACAACCGGGTCGACTGGACCATCGTGAACTACAAGCCGCCGGAGTCGATGACGCTCAACGGCGATGGTGTCGGCGGGGTCAAGATCAAGCTCATCGCGCGGGTGAAGCCCGTCGCCGACGGCGCCTCGGTGCAGCTGGACATCCATCTGGGTGGACCCGCGCTGTTCGGGCCCATCGGCATGATCGTGGCCGGTGCGCTCAAGAGCGATATCAAGCATTCGCTGGAGCAGTTCAAGAAGGTCTACTCCTAG
- a CDS encoding methylated-DNA--[protein]-cysteine S-methyltransferase: MTEIFDRLIADDSALSRLRDRLARDAEHAGTLDVAYRTVDTAVGPLLLAATPAGLVRVAFLAHDPEEAELSRLAAKVSPRVLRAPARLDDAAAQIEQYLAGDRTTFDLPLDLRLTAGFRRQVVEHLRRIGYGLRESYADVAAAVGNPKAVRAVGSACGHNPLPLVIPCHRVVRTDGSIGQYAGGAAVKATLLALEAA; the protein is encoded by the coding sequence ATGACCGAGATCTTCGATCGGCTGATCGCCGATGACAGCGCGCTGAGCCGGTTGCGCGACCGGTTGGCCCGCGATGCCGAGCACGCAGGCACGCTCGACGTCGCCTACCGCACCGTCGATACCGCCGTCGGACCCCTGCTGCTCGCCGCGACACCGGCCGGGTTGGTGCGGGTCGCGTTCCTCGCCCACGATCCCGAGGAAGCCGAGCTGAGCAGGCTCGCCGCCAAGGTCAGCCCGCGGGTGCTGCGTGCCCCGGCCCGCCTCGACGATGCGGCCGCGCAGATCGAGCAGTATCTGGCCGGCGACCGGACCACCTTCGATCTGCCGCTGGACCTGCGACTCACGGCCGGGTTCCGGCGGCAGGTGGTCGAACACCTGCGGCGTATCGGCTACGGCCTACGGGAGAGTTATGCCGACGTCGCCGCCGCCGTCGGGAATCCGAAGGCGGTGCGGGCGGTGGGCAGCGCCTGCGGGCACAACCCGCTGCCCCTGGTCATCCCGTGTCACCGGGTGGTCCGCACCGACGGTTCCATCGGCCAGTACGCCGGCGGTGCGGCGGTCAAGGCGACCCTGCTGGCGCTGGAGGCGGCCTGA
- a CDS encoding GNAT family N-acetyltransferase, whose translation MSFRAPVVLTGTRWVVVEPLGSEHADEIAAVADAGDLWFTSAPSPQTARDWVQTRLADARGSTFVVRRLDGTLVGSTSYLNIDEPNRRLEIGATWYTAAARRTGVNTETKLLLLSHAFDELGCMAVEFRTHFMNADSRAAIERLGAKLDGVLRSHQLLPDGSRRDTVVYSILDIEWPAVRSNLNHRLDRTAAN comes from the coding sequence ATGAGTTTCCGGGCGCCGGTGGTGCTGACCGGAACCCGTTGGGTGGTCGTGGAGCCGCTGGGCTCCGAACACGCCGACGAGATCGCGGCCGTCGCCGATGCCGGTGACCTCTGGTTCACCTCTGCGCCGTCACCGCAGACGGCCAGGGACTGGGTGCAGACCAGACTGGCCGATGCGCGGGGCAGCACGTTCGTGGTGCGACGGCTGGACGGCACGCTGGTGGGGTCGACGAGCTACCTCAACATCGACGAACCCAACCGCAGGTTGGAGATCGGTGCCACCTGGTACACGGCCGCCGCGCGGCGCACCGGGGTGAACACCGAGACCAAGTTGTTGTTGCTGTCCCACGCATTCGACGAGCTCGGTTGTATGGCAGTGGAATTCCGCACGCACTTCATGAATGCCGACAGCCGCGCGGCAATCGAACGCCTCGGCGCCAAGCTCGATGGTGTGCTGCGCAGCCACCAGCTTCTGCCCGACGGATCGCGCCGGGACACCGTGGTCTACTCGATCTTGGATATCGAGTGGCCGGCGGTGCGGTCCAATCTGAACCACCGATTGGACCGCACCGCCGCGAACTAA